In the Desulfuromonas sp. DDH964 genome, CCCCTCGATGCGGAAGTCACTCACTTCGAAACCGAGCTGGGCAAAATCGGCGCTCAGCCGCGGCGCCAGCGATGCCGCGATCTCTTCGCGCTGGGCATCGATCTCGGTGAAGGGGAGGCTCAACTCGGCGATATGGTCACTGATCGACTGCACCAGCCGTTCGGCCATGATGCTGCGGAAATCACCGCTGGTGAAGTTGCGGTGGCCACCGACGACGTTGACGAAGAAGTCGCGTGGCTCGACAATCCGATAGCTGAAGTTGCCAAAAGCCTTGACCGTCACCGGGATGCCGTATTTCGGGTCCTCGTACTTGATCGGCGCCAGCGTCCCCCACTTCTGGTTGAGGATGCGGGTAGTGCGGAAGAAGTAGATACCGACCTTGTGCTCGCTCTCAAAGGACTGCATCACCTTCCTGATCGTCGTCCAGAAGGGGATGTTGGCGGTGGCCAGCTCGACCAGGCACGGTTCGGTGAGCAGGGCGTGAATTTTCCCCTCGTAGACAAAGATGCATCCCTGGCCGGGATTGACGATCAGTTTCGAGGCGTTCTTGATCTCGTCGCCGTTGTCCCCCCACTGGTAAAAGAGGAGGTCGGGACCGGGGTCACGCCACTCGATGACCGAGCGCAGCTGCCGTTTGATGCCGTCGAGGATGTCCATGGGTTCCTCCTTGAAAGACGTTGGGACCGATAGGTCCTATAAGACCTATTGGACCTATACAAAATTATCTTTTGGGAATCGGGGCTTTTTGCTGCCCCGAGCATCACCGTTAGCGGCCGCGGCCATTGTAGATCGGGCCGCCGGCGGCCTGGTAGGCCTGCAACAGCGCGATAGCGGTCGGGCGCAGCACGTCGCGCTCGACGGCGATGCCGCGCCGTTGCAGACCGCCGATCCAGTCAGCCGGTTTTTCCCCCTCGTCGAAGCCGAGGGCGCGGGCATCGCCGTCGCCAGCCCCGCAGACCAGACGCTGCACTCCCGACCAGGGGATGGCGCCGAGACACATGGCGCAGGGTTCGCAGCTGCTGACCAGCTCGCAGGCGGGCCGACCGGAAGCGCCGAGATCAAAGGTACCCACCACCTGCTGGGCCAGCATCAGGGCGACGATCTCGGCGTGCAGTACCGAGGAGCCGGCGGCGAGGACCATGTTCACCCCCGGCGCGATCAGTTCGCCGCTGGCGGAATCGAAGACCGCCGCGGCAAAGGGGCCGCCACCGAAGGCAATGTTCTGCCGCGCCAGTTCCAGCACCAGGCGCATCCGCGCCTCGGAATCGGGCAGCCGGGCCGGGAACTCGGCAACGCAGAGCTCAACCCAGGCCGGCAGGGTGATGATCATGTGGGGGGTGGTCATTTAGCGCCTTTGATGATTGGTCCTATAGGTCCCACAGGACTCAGGGACCTAGTGTCTAGTTGCAAAAGTTAGCGATAGTGTTTCTCAGTTGCGACCCCTTGACCTCTCGCTTACGCCATACAAAAGGCTTGGCGTTGGGCTGATAGGCTTCTATAAAGGCCTCGATGGCCGCACGCAACTGGTCAATGCTTTGAAAACTGGCGTTCTTCAGTGCCTTACGTGAAAGAATGCCGAACCATATCTCGACTTGATTGAGCCAACTTGCAGAAGTCGGTGTAAAGTGAAACATGACGTTTGGGTGCTGCGCAAGCCATTCGTCGTTGCGTTTATGAATGCAATAATTGTCCAGGATCACGTGAATTTCTCGCTGGTCGCTGTCCGGAAGTTCTGAGAGGACCTGATCCATGAAGGCTAGGAAATCAACCCTTCTCTTGAACTCGGTTGTCTGCGTATGCACGGCGCCTGTCGCTACGTTGAGCGCCGCAAAAAGGTTCAGGGTTCCATGCCGTTTGTAGGTGCTCTTTAGGCCCTGGACGACTTTGCCGCTACTGGTACAGACATACCCCTTGGCGCGCTCAAGCGCCTGGATGCTCGGTTTCTCATCGACTGAGATCACCAAGGCTTTTTCGGGGGGCGCCAGGTAGAGCCCGATAATGTCAGCCGCCTTTGGTGCGAACTCTGGATCAGTGCTTACGCACCAACTTCGTTGTCGGGCAAGGCTGATATTGTGCTTGCGCAGCACTCGCCAAATGGCATCATCCGAAGCGCCAAACTGCTTGGCAAGCGCCGGGCCGTCCCAACATGCCTGGCCGGGCGGTGGCGGAAGTTCCAACGCTTTCAGAACTCGCGTTTGAAACGCCTGGTCATATTTCGGCGGTTTGCCAGAGCGCGGGCGATCATATAGCCCGGCAATACCCGCAGCGGAGAAACGGTTCCGCCATTCAATAACCGTGTTCGGGCGCACGTTAAGATCCATGGCGACCTTGCTGACGGATTCTCCGTCAAGGAGTTTGCAGATAATCCGGGCACGTTCAACAAGGCGCGCCTCCATGCTTCGACTGCTTGCCCATTCCCTGAGTGTCTGGCGGTCCTTTTCGCTGCACAGGGGTATTGGAGATTTTCTCGGCATAAGCGACTCCTTTCACGATGGTGGGGGTGAAAGAAGTCTATATTATAACGCTTAGTTTTGCAATTAAACACTAGGAAACTGTTAGATCAACCTTCTACCACTTCGGCCCCGGCTGCCTGCATCTTCTTCAGAGCCTCTTCGCCGCCGGCGGCGGTCACCGGCCGGCAGCCAGCACGGATCAGCTTGACGGCAAATCCCGCGCGCCGCGCGTCGAGAACCGTGGCGAGGACGCAGACATCGAGGGCCAGGCCGCCGACCCAGAGGCGCCGCACGCCGTCACGGCGCAGCTGCTGCTCAAGACCGGTCTGGTCAAAGGCCGAATTCTGATCCTGGTCGAAGCGGGTCCCCTTGGTGACGATCACCGTCGATGCGGGGAGCTGAAGCCCGGGGTGAAAGGCCGCCCCCGGCGAATCCTGCAGGCAGTGAATCGGCCAGGGTCCACCCTGGGGTGCGAAACTCGGATGGCTGGCGGGGTGAAAATCGCGCGAGGCGTAAAGGGGGATCCCCGCCGCCGCCGCGGCGGCAGCCAGCCAGCGGTTGAGAACCGGAACCACCTGGTCGCCGGCGGTAATCGGCAGGGCGCCGCCGGGACAGAAGTCGTTCTGCACGTCGACCACCAGCAGGCCATCGCCGGCCCGCATCTTCTTCATGAAATCGCTCATGCTTTTTCCTCCCTGCCGGGCGCCGGACGCCAGCGCGAGCGGAGTCGCGTCAGCTCCCGACCATCCTTGTCGCTCACCAGTTGATGCAGAAAAACGGCGCGTTCCCCCTGCTCCAGGGTCTGGGTGCGAACCACTACCCGGTCGCCGTAGAAAGCCTCGGCCCGAAAGCCGATTTCGATCGACTCGGGGAGCCAGTGCCGGGCGATTTCGCCGGGAACCGTCTCCAGCGCCCAGTCGGCATAGACAGTGTTGTTGACATGGCCGTTGAGGTCGAGATCGCCGTAGCGTACCCGGAAGGGGAGCTCGAGATCGACCTGCGCCGGCAGCGGCAGAGAGGGAAAGCTGTCGACCAGGGCACGGCGCTCAACGAGGGGATAGTCGCTGAGGTGCTCGGCGAGGCGGACCGGTCGCCGGCTCTCCAGGCCGATCAGAACCCAGGAGCTGGTGGCGCTGACGAGCGGCACTCCCAGCCGATCGCAGACCTCAAAATCGCGCAAGGCAAAGAGGTGCTGGCGCGAAGAGGGCCAGGTACGAATTTCGACCTCTTCCCCGAGGCGGGGATAGCGCTCGATGCGCAGGTGGTAACGGGAGAGCACCCAGGTGACCTGGCGGCGCTGCATCTGGGTGACGGAAAAGCCGAGGGCGGCGGCGTGGTTGCCGGCGATATCCTGCAGGTAGTTGAGGAGGGCGACCGGACGCAGGCGACCACCGGCATCGACCTCGTAGCTGTGCACCAGATAGTGGCTGCAATAGGGATTGGGCGCGGCCGGCGCGGTCATCGCGATGCTCCGGGCAGAAGGGACCGAATGACGAGGTTCGACCTGGCGTTGCAACCAGGGCCCGGTGGCGGAAAACTTTCCCCGGCAGGTCAGGCTGCGCCAGAATACCCCATCCTCCGCCGTCCGGCAAGGGTCGGAAGCACCGGACTAGTGGAGCACCTGCTGCAGATAGGCCCGTGCCAGGCCCAGCCTCACCCGCGTCAGCCAGACTGTTCAGGATCAATCCAGGCAACCCGGTCGCGCCCTTCGGCCTTGGCCTTGTAGAGCCCCTGGTCAGCCCGTTGCAGCACCAGGTTGAGATCGTGCTCCCCCGGTCGTGCGGTCGCCACCCCGAGACTGACCGTCACCTTCAAAAGCGGTCCCGCGAAGACGAAGGGGCGCTCTTTGATGGCCAGGCGGACCCGCTCGGCAGCGGCCACTGCCCCCTTGAAGGAGGCATCGGGCAGGAGGAGGAATTCCTCCCCGCCGTAACGGCCGAAAAGGTCGTAGTCGCGTACCGTGGATTGCACCCGGGCAACGACCTCCCGCAATACCTGGTCCCCGGTCAGATGACCATAGGTGTCGTTGACTTTCTTGAAGTGATCGATGTCGAGCATGATGAAACTGAGGTCATAATCGTCCTTCTGCTTGCGGCGACGATCGATCCGCGAAATCTCTTCCCGGGCCCGGGCGAGAATGGTGCCGCGGTTGAAGGCGCCGGTCAGGGCGTCCGTCGTGGCCATGGCATGCAACTGCTGCTGTACCTCGGCAACGCGACCGGTAGCCTTTTTGACAAAGATGAAGGCAATGCCGAAGACAGCGAGCAGGATTCCCCCCAGAATCAGGATTGAATTGACAACGATGGTGGTGATTTCCCGACGGTAGCGGGTGACGTCGGCATAGACCTCGAAGGCCCCGACCACGGTATCGGCAACCCGGACCGGAACATAGGTCTCGACCACGTCGACATCGAGTTTCTCCTCGTCCGCGAGATCGCGAACCGACCCCTTGTTTTCGAGGTGAGAGTCAGGGCGCCCCTGCAAAGCCCGCAACAACCTGAAGTTTTCGGCATCGATCTTGCCGATGAGGGCCGGCTCGGTGCTGAAGATGACCACCCCGCCGGCATCGTAAACCTTGATCTTGACGATCTGGAAGGAGTGCAGAAAGCGGCGCAGACGACGGTCGAGAACATCCTGGTACATTGGATCAACAAAGAGCTTCTCCTTGCCGTCCGCACCGAGCGTAAAGAGGAGATCGCGCTGTTCGTCGATCAGCACCCGGCTGATGTGCTCGGCATCCTCCTCGGCACTGCGGATTATGTGGCCGGAATAAACATGGTAAATGCCGTAGCCGCTGCCAGCGATAATGATCAGGGCAGAAATGCCGGCGACAATCGCCAGGCGTCGCAACAGCAGCCCTACACTCCCCCGGGCGGGGGATGATTGCTCGTCGACCGTCATCAGCTGCTCCGGGCAGAAGAAGAAATCCACAAATTTTCGGGATTATAACAGCAATTTTTCACCATGGTCCGCCTACAGGTCAATGGCGAGCGATTTTCCAGCACTGGTGGATGCGCGGATTGCGGGCGAAGTCGGGGGGGATGGTCTGACGGCTGAGCTCTTCGACCACCAGGCCGTCGAGCGCCTCCCGGTCAAGGCGGAACTGGCGATGGTTGGTGGAGAAGATGAGGATGCCGTCGTCGGTGAGGAGACTGGCCGCGACCAGCAGCAGGTCGACATGGTCGCGCTGGACGTCAAAGGTGCCGTCCATGCGCTTGGAGTTGGAAAAGGTCGGCGGATCGAGGAAGATCAGGCCGTAGCGCCCCGGCTCCCGCGCCAGCCACTCGCGGCAGTCGGACTGGATCAGGCGGTGCGCCGCCCCCTTGAAGCCGTTCAGCTCCAGGTTGCGCCGCGCCCAGTCGAGGTAGGTGCGCGACAGATCGACGCTGGTGGTTGTGGCAGCTCCCCCTTTGGCGGCGTGGACCGTGGCGCTGCCGGTGTAGGCAAAGAGGTTGAGGAAATCGCGCCCGAGAGCCAATTCCCCGAGGAGTTGGCGGGTCGGGCGGTGGTCGAGAAAGAGCCCGGTGTCGAGGTAGTCGCGCAGGTTGACAAAAAGCCGGCACTCCCCTTCGCGGACCTCGTGGAATTCGCCGGAGGCGGCAAGCTTGCGGTACTGCTCGCTCCCCTTCTGCTGCTGACGCACCTTGAGAAAGACCCGTTCCCTCGGGACGGCGAGGACCTCGCGCACCGCCGCCAGCGCCTCGCGCAGCCGCACCCTGGCCTGGTGGGAATCGACCGTCTTCGGCGGCGCGTACTCCTGGACATGCACCAGGTCGCCGTAGAGGTCGACCGCAACTGCGTATTCGGGGAGGTCGGCGTCGTAGAGGCGATAACAGCTGATCCCTTCGCGGCGGGCCCAGCGGCCGATATTCTTCAGATTCTTGCGCAGCCGGTTGGCGACCATCTGCGCCCCGGGGCTGAGCTCCCGCGCCGGCACCGCCGCGGTACCGGCAGTGGCAAAGAGCTCGCAGAGCAGCAGCTGGCACTTGATCGGACCGTTGAAGAAGGGGTGACTGCGGCGGGCGCGCAGCCCGAGGGCCCGGCCGAGCTCCGGATTGCCGGTGAAGATTGCCGCCTTCCAGCCGGCAAATTCGCTGCGCAGCCGCTCGCCGAGAGTGGCGTAGAGCCCTTCGAGCTGGGCGATTTCGCCGAGGCGTTCGCCATAGGGAGGATTGGTGATCACCAGGCCCGGCGGGCCGCCAGGCGCGGGGTTGCGCAGCCGGGCGAGGTCGCCGCGCCGGAAGTTGACCTGCCCGGCCAGGCCGAGACGCTCGGCGTTGGCCTGCGCGGCGCGCAGTGCCGCCGGGTCGGCATCGAAACCATAGAGGGGGGGGAGTTTAACCAGGCCGGCTTCGCGCCGCTCCGCGGCTTCGGCGAGCAGCTCGGACCAGGCGTCGGGCTGGTGGCCGGGCCAGCGCAGAAAACCGAAGGATTCCCGGCCCAGCCCGGGCGCGATATCGGCGGCGATGAGTGCCCCTTCCAGCAGCAGGGTGCCGGAGCCGCAGAGGGGATCGACCAGCGCCCCGCCGCCCTTGGCGATCGCCGGCCAGCCGGCGCGCAGCAAAAGAGCCGCGGCGAGATTCTCCTTGAGGGGCGCCGCCGCCCCTTCGATGCGGTAGCCGCGCCGGTGCAGGCTCTCGCCGGAGAGATCGAGAGCGAGGGTTGCCTGGTCGCGAAAGAGATAGAGATTGATGCGCAGGTCGGGACGGACGGTATTGACCGCGGGGCGGGCGCCAGTGGCGTCGCGGAAGCGGTCGACGATCGCATCCTTGATCCGGAGGGCGGCGTAGCGGGAATGGGTGATGGCCGAGGCGTTGACCACCGCATCCACGGCGAGGCTGCCATCGACGGCGAGGTGCTCTTCCCAGGGAAGCTCCCGCGCCGCGGCGTAGAGGGCGTCGGGGTCAGCGGCGGCAAAGGTCGCCAGCGGCAGCAGGATGCGGCTCGCCAGGCGCGACCAGAGGCAGGCGCGGTAACTGACGGCCAGGGGACCGGCAAAGGCGACGCCGCCATGGGTCTCGCGAACCTCACTGGCGCCGAGTTCGGCCAGTTCGACGGCAAGGAGCTGTTCCAGCCCGGCGGGGGCGGTGGCGAAAAAAAAAGTGTGGTTCATCGTTGAGGTTCCTGAGGAGCGCGGTGCTCCGGACAATTCCGACCTTTGGATCTTTCTGAAACCCGAGAGGCGTCTCTCACTCGTTCGCTCTGCTCACTAGAGATCACAGAGGGCACAGAGTAAGTCCTTGAACTAATCCTCTGATTTTAAAAGCAAAAGCGAAGAATTTTAAATGAACTACCCCGCAGCAAGCTACGGGGTATCAACAGCCTACACCCTTAGTAAAAATCGCGCAGCAAGCTGCGGGGAATTGAACCCAACTTTTGATTAATCTCTGTGTTCTCTGTGCGCTCTAGCGACCGCAGGGAGCGGGTGAGAGACGCCTTTGCCTTGTTTGCGCCGTATTCAACCACCGTCAGCCTCATGGCGCCTCGCCAGCGCTGCCTTGATCTCTTCGACGCAGGCGTAGGGGATGCGCAGCTGCCCGCGGCCGCTGCCGATCTTGATCGCCCCCTCCTCGCTGCCGTGAAAATCGGAGCCACCGGTGACCAGCAGGCCGCGTCGGCGGGCGAGGGTGATGTACCACTCGATGTCGTGGCGGCTGGCGCCGCTGTTCCAGGCTTCGACGCCGTCGAGCCCGAGGGTGACGAAGGTATCGAGGAGTTCGCCGAGGACCTTGCGGTCGCTGGTGACAAAGGGGGGGTGGGCGAGGACCGCCACGCCGCCGGCGCGGTGCACCAGGTCGATCGCTTCGCTGAAGGGGAAGAAGCGCTTCTCGACATTGCAGGGGACGAGGTAGCGTAAAAACGCCTCCTCGGTGTTCCTGACGTAGCCAGCCGCGATCAGCTCCTGGGCGATATGGGGACGGCCGACACTGCCGCCGGCACGGGCGAGGACCTTCTCGAAGGCGATCGCCTCCCGCTTTTCCGTCGCCAACCGGGCGTTGATCTGCTCGACGATGCGTTCGTTGCGGCGCGCGCGGAAGTCGCGAAATTCGGCGAGGGTGTTTTTCAGCTCAGGGTCGTGATGGTCGAAGCCATAGCCGAGCAGGTGGAGGTCGGAGAATTTTTCCCAGACCGTCGACAGCTCGACCCCGGAGATCACCTCGACGCCCAGCTCCGCACCGGCGGCCATGGCCGCGTCGATGCCATCGACGTTGTCGTGATCACAGAGGGCGATGGCGGCCAGTCCCGCTTCTGCCGCCAGGCGCACCACCTCGTGCGGCGGATGGAGACCGTCGGAGCAGGTGGAGTGGAGATGAAGATCGACAAGTCTGGTCATAAGTTCCAATCGTCTCTCACCCGTTCGCTCTGCTCACTCGAGATCACAGAGGTCACGGAGAAATTCATTAGTTAGCAACCCGGGTGATTCCATCCTTCAACAGAACCTCGTTGAAATTAATCAACAGCCCGAGGGGTTTATTGGCAAGCCGCAAATAGGTAAGCACCTGTTTGAAATGAACCGGTTGGATTTTATCGACCGATTTGAGTTCCACGATGAGCCGGTCCTCTACCAACAGGTCGATCCGCAATCCACTTTCGAAAACCTTTTGCCCGCGGTAATGAATAGGCAAACCGAC is a window encoding:
- a CDS encoding nucleoside deaminase codes for the protein MTTPHMIITLPAWVELCVAEFPARLPDSEARMRLVLELARQNIAFGGGPFAAAVFDSASGELIAPGVNMVLAAGSSVLHAEIVALMLAQQVVGTFDLGASGRPACELVSSCEPCAMCLGAIPWSGVQRLVCGAGDGDARALGFDEGEKPADWIGGLQRRGIAVERDVLRPTAIALLQAYQAAGGPIYNGRGR
- a CDS encoding isochorismatase family protein, which encodes MSDFMKKMRAGDGLLVVDVQNDFCPGGALPITAGDQVVPVLNRWLAAAAAAAGIPLYASRDFHPASHPSFAPQGGPWPIHCLQDSPGAAFHPGLQLPASTVIVTKGTRFDQDQNSAFDQTGLEQQLRRDGVRRLWVGGLALDVCVLATVLDARRAGFAVKLIRAGCRPVTAAGGEEALKKMQAAGAEVVEG
- a CDS encoding GxxExxY protein — encoded protein: MNLNTLSREVIGAALAVHRELGPGLLESVYQNCLLYELRERDLKAASEVGLPIHYRGQKVFESGLRIDLLVEDRLIVELKSVDKIQPVHFKQVLTYLRLANKPLGLLINFNEVLLKDGITRVAN
- the rlmKL gene encoding bifunctional 23S rRNA (guanine(2069)-N(7))-methyltransferase RlmK/23S rRNA (guanine(2445)-N(2))-methyltransferase RlmL, with translation MNHTFFFATAPAGLEQLLAVELAELGASEVRETHGGVAFAGPLAVSYRACLWSRLASRILLPLATFAAADPDALYAAARELPWEEHLAVDGSLAVDAVVNASAITHSRYAALRIKDAIVDRFRDATGARPAVNTVRPDLRINLYLFRDQATLALDLSGESLHRRGYRIEGAAAPLKENLAAALLLRAGWPAIAKGGGALVDPLCGSGTLLLEGALIAADIAPGLGRESFGFLRWPGHQPDAWSELLAEAAERREAGLVKLPPLYGFDADPAALRAAQANAERLGLAGQVNFRRGDLARLRNPAPGGPPGLVITNPPYGERLGEIAQLEGLYATLGERLRSEFAGWKAAIFTGNPELGRALGLRARRSHPFFNGPIKCQLLLCELFATAGTAAVPARELSPGAQMVANRLRKNLKNIGRWARREGISCYRLYDADLPEYAVAVDLYGDLVHVQEYAPPKTVDSHQARVRLREALAAVREVLAVPRERVFLKVRQQQKGSEQYRKLAASGEFHEVREGECRLFVNLRDYLDTGLFLDHRPTRQLLGELALGRDFLNLFAYTGSATVHAAKGGAATTTSVDLSRTYLDWARRNLELNGFKGAAHRLIQSDCREWLAREPGRYGLIFLDPPTFSNSKRMDGTFDVQRDHVDLLLVAASLLTDDGILIFSTNHRQFRLDREALDGLVVEELSRQTIPPDFARNPRIHQCWKIARH
- a CDS encoding GGDEF domain-containing protein; this encodes MTVDEQSSPARGSVGLLLRRLAIVAGISALIIIAGSGYGIYHVYSGHIIRSAEEDAEHISRVLIDEQRDLLFTLGADGKEKLFVDPMYQDVLDRRLRRFLHSFQIVKIKVYDAGGVVIFSTEPALIGKIDAENFRLLRALQGRPDSHLENKGSVRDLADEEKLDVDVVETYVPVRVADTVVGAFEVYADVTRYRREITTIVVNSILILGGILLAVFGIAFIFVKKATGRVAEVQQQLHAMATTDALTGAFNRGTILARAREEISRIDRRRKQKDDYDLSFIMLDIDHFKKVNDTYGHLTGDQVLREVVARVQSTVRDYDLFGRYGGEEFLLLPDASFKGAVAAAERVRLAIKERPFVFAGPLLKVTVSLGVATARPGEHDLNLVLQRADQGLYKAKAEGRDRVAWIDPEQSG
- a CDS encoding acyl-[acyl-carrier-protein] thioesterase, with the protein product MTAPAAPNPYCSHYLVHSYEVDAGGRLRPVALLNYLQDIAGNHAAALGFSVTQMQRRQVTWVLSRYHLRIERYPRLGEEVEIRTWPSSRQHLFALRDFEVCDRLGVPLVSATSSWVLIGLESRRPVRLAEHLSDYPLVERRALVDSFPSLPLPAQVDLELPFRVRYGDLDLNGHVNNTVYADWALETVPGEIARHWLPESIEIGFRAEAFYGDRVVVRTQTLEQGERAVFLHQLVSDKDGRELTRLRSRWRPAPGREEKA
- a CDS encoding PHP domain-containing protein, with product MTRLVDLHLHSTCSDGLHPPHEVVRLAAEAGLAAIALCDHDNVDGIDAAMAAGAELGVEVISGVELSTVWEKFSDLHLLGYGFDHHDPELKNTLAEFRDFRARRNERIVEQINARLATEKREAIAFEKVLARAGGSVGRPHIAQELIAAGYVRNTEEAFLRYLVPCNVEKRFFPFSEAIDLVHRAGGVAVLAHPPFVTSDRKVLGELLDTFVTLGLDGVEAWNSGASRHDIEWYITLARRRGLLVTGGSDFHGSEEGAIKIGSGRGQLRIPYACVEEIKAALARRHEADGG
- a CDS encoding IS630 family transposase, with translation MPRKSPIPLCSEKDRQTLREWASSRSMEARLVERARIICKLLDGESVSKVAMDLNVRPNTVIEWRNRFSAAGIAGLYDRPRSGKPPKYDQAFQTRVLKALELPPPPGQACWDGPALAKQFGASDDAIWRVLRKHNISLARQRSWCVSTDPEFAPKAADIIGLYLAPPEKALVISVDEKPSIQALERAKGYVCTSSGKVVQGLKSTYKRHGTLNLFAALNVATGAVHTQTTEFKRRVDFLAFMDQVLSELPDSDQREIHVILDNYCIHKRNDEWLAQHPNVMFHFTPTSASWLNQVEIWFGILSRKALKNASFQSIDQLRAAIEAFIEAYQPNAKPFVWRKREVKGSQLRNTIANFCN
- a CDS encoding SPFH domain-containing protein; translated protein: MDILDGIKRQLRSVIEWRDPGPDLLFYQWGDNGDEIKNASKLIVNPGQGCIFVYEGKIHALLTEPCLVELATANIPFWTTIRKVMQSFESEHKVGIYFFRTTRILNQKWGTLAPIKYEDPKYGIPVTVKAFGNFSYRIVEPRDFFVNVVGGHRNFTSGDFRSIMAERLVQSISDHIAELSLPFTEIDAQREEIAASLAPRLSADFAQLGFEVSDFRIEGTTFDDETVRRIGRIADLAAEARALKEVGVDFAELQRLEALREAARNEGGGAGMGMGLGAGLGMGQTLAQSMAAGSAAPAAPTPAAADPAAKLAKLKKLHAEALITDEEYAAKRQQILDTL